A genome region from Nocardia sp. NBC_00565 includes the following:
- a CDS encoding GMC oxidoreductase has translation MDRRSFVRGVGLAAAMLGLAGGSTLATAMSPVWADDYTLSPNAPMYRALVPEIFAPLPDPDDHMPAIVIGSGFGASITALRLAQSGTEVAVLERGSRWPNDPWRDIFTVDTIPDGRGFWHRTSFTGVTRIPVSFDPFGGVLDVSSYPGIDVWRGACVGGGSVVFTGVMIEPEQRFFDHVFGGVVDYREMHEVYYPKVRKTLRLSPMPDDIYHSGAFAHARAWDDQVRAADYAPQRIDGSWNWNVIRDELAGQSRPSATVGCSNLGNSNGAKFDLNQNYLRYAEDTGRARIYPGHRVDAIAKEPGASGRYTVTVTKLAPTGEVLQNRMLTCDKLFLGAGSVGTSELLVRARETGALPNLNEHIGEGWGSNGDVGLARPLSSFDLGTQGTASASRILDEAGAPVSLENWYIPGVTPFDIGTLASLGIVLDDTRGRFVYNPTNGRVDLQWPDNGAADYLARAQEVNDKAACHCLTIALPVMGGDASFTSHPLGGAVIGRATDGYGRVFGYRGLYVMDGAAVPGSTGTVNPSLTISALAERNIEQIISSGE, from the coding sequence ATGGACCGGCGCAGTTTCGTCAGGGGCGTCGGCCTTGCCGCTGCGATGCTGGGTCTTGCAGGTGGAAGCACGCTGGCGACGGCCATGTCACCGGTGTGGGCCGACGACTACACCCTGAGCCCGAATGCGCCGATGTACCGCGCACTGGTGCCCGAAATCTTCGCGCCGCTGCCGGATCCGGACGACCATATGCCTGCGATCGTCATCGGGTCCGGATTCGGGGCGTCGATCACCGCGCTGCGCCTGGCGCAGTCCGGGACCGAGGTGGCGGTGCTCGAGCGCGGGTCGCGCTGGCCGAATGATCCGTGGCGCGACATCTTCACCGTCGACACGATTCCGGACGGCCGCGGCTTCTGGCATCGCACCAGCTTTACCGGCGTGACCAGGATCCCGGTATCTTTCGATCCGTTCGGCGGAGTCCTCGACGTTTCCAGCTACCCGGGCATCGATGTGTGGCGCGGTGCGTGTGTGGGCGGTGGCTCGGTGGTGTTCACCGGGGTGATGATCGAGCCGGAGCAGCGGTTCTTCGACCATGTGTTCGGCGGTGTGGTCGACTACCGCGAGATGCATGAGGTCTACTACCCCAAGGTCCGAAAGACGTTGCGGCTGAGCCCGATGCCGGACGACATCTATCACTCCGGCGCGTTCGCGCACGCGCGGGCCTGGGACGATCAGGTCCGCGCGGCCGACTATGCGCCGCAGCGCATCGACGGCAGTTGGAATTGGAACGTCATCCGCGACGAGCTGGCCGGACAATCGAGGCCGTCGGCGACGGTCGGCTGTTCGAACCTCGGCAATTCCAACGGCGCGAAGTTCGATCTGAATCAGAACTACCTGCGCTATGCCGAGGACACCGGCCGCGCCCGGATCTACCCCGGCCACCGCGTGGACGCCATCGCCAAGGAACCGGGGGCATCGGGTCGCTATACCGTCACCGTGACCAAACTCGCACCTACCGGCGAGGTGCTCCAGAACCGGATGCTGACCTGCGACAAGCTGTTCCTCGGTGCGGGCTCCGTCGGCACCTCGGAACTGCTGGTGCGCGCGCGGGAAACCGGCGCGCTGCCGAACCTGAACGAGCACATCGGCGAGGGCTGGGGCAGCAACGGCGATGTCGGCTTGGCGCGGCCGCTCAGCTCGTTCGACCTGGGCACGCAGGGCACGGCGTCCGCGAGCCGGATTCTGGACGAGGCGGGCGCACCTGTGTCGCTGGAGAACTGGTACATCCCCGGCGTGACGCCTTTCGACATCGGCACTCTCGCATCGCTGGGCATAGTGCTCGACGACACCCGCGGCCGGTTCGTCTACAACCCGACCAATGGGCGGGTGGACCTGCAGTGGCCGGACAACGGCGCTGCCGACTACCTCGCGCGAGCGCAGGAAGTCAACGACAAGGCGGCCTGCCACTGCCTGACCATCGCCCTACCGGTCATGGGTGGGGACGCCTCGTTCACCTCACATCCGTTGGGCGGCGCAGTGATCGGACGCGCAACAGACGGGTACGGTCGGGTCTTCGGTTATCGAGGCCTGTACGTGATGGACGGGGCGGCTGTGCCCGGCAGCACCGGAACAGTGAACCCGTCGTTGACGATCAGTGCGCTGGCCGAGCGCAATATCGAACAGATCATTAGTTCTGGGGAGTAG